The sequence CAGACAGCCTGTCCCAATTCAGGTTCAAGTCTGAGCGCCTCCTGCAGGGCCGCGCTCAACTTATCCGGCAGCAGGATTCCATCCGGCAACTGCAACCAGAGCTCAAGAATCGTTTTGACCGTCGGCTGCGCCCGGCAATGTCCGGCGCTGTCAATCACCATGACAAAAAACTCCTGGAGCTCAACCGGGGAAAAAGCGTAGTCGTCAAGCCGGGCCAGAATGCTTTGCTGAGCCGCCAAGCCTCCCGGATAATCCTGGATCTGATAACGACTAAAGGCCGCAATCCAGTTAATTTCGTGCCTGCCCAGCGCTTCGACGCGTTTTTGCTCGGCCCCCACGCTTTCCACCAGGGGGGTGATTTCCCGGTTGGCGGCGGCAAAATCCTGATCGGCAAAATAAATCCGGGCCAGTGCCAAACGGGCCTCCGGCACTGACGCAGACTCCGCATACTCTTCGAGCAGTTCATGTAAACAGCGGCGGGCTTCGGCGCGGTTGCCCTGAGCCAGCCGGCAGAACGCCAGCTGCAATTGTAAACGGGCCGGTTCAATTCCCAGTTCAGCCGGGGTTGATGATTTCCTGACCACGTGAAAAAGTTCCGCGGCCCGCCCACAATCTCCAAGCTCCAGGGCGCAGAGCAACAAGGTCAAACGTACGCGCCCGACCATTTTCGAAGTCGAGTGATTTTTTAGAAAGCGTTCGAGCTCCTGACCGGCAAAATCATAGAGACCATCTTCGAAGGCACCGAAAGCAACCCGGGCATCGTCGTATTCATCCGCAGAGACCGAATGAAACCAGCCTCCCCCCCAGATAGAGATACAAAACAAGCTACAGCTTAAAAACAGGACTAAACGCCACCGCATAGGTAATCTCTCCATCGTCTTAGTAGGTGCCTCACAGTTAATTTTCGGTTTGAAAAACCAAGTAAAGCAACCGAGGCGAGTACTTATTTGCGGACCGTAGAGACCGCTGGGGTTGCCGGGCTCATTCCCACATCAGGGAACAGAGCATACATAAATTTCTTCAGTGCCCCTTGGATCTACGGTGTCACTGTGCAAGGCTCAAAATAATTTTCCAAGCCAGAAGAAAGCCTGACTCTGAGTTTTCCTCACTTGACATAAAATCAAAGCCGCATTACACAGGCCTCATGACAAAAATCATCCTCATTGGCTGCGGCGGTTTTTTCGGAGCCATCAGCCGCTACCTGGTTTCCGGGTTGATCTACAACCTGCTCGGGACCGGTCTGCCCTACGGCACCCTGATCGTCAATCTGGCCGGTTCTTTTCTGCTGGGCGGACTGGCTCGCATTGCCATGTCCTCTCAGTTGCTGAATGACCATGTTACAGCCTTAATCGGCATCGGTTTTCTTGGCGCCTTCACCACCTTTTCCACCTTCAGCGTTCAGACCATGGAACTCCTTGAGAGCGGCAATCTGACCAAGGCCATGCTCAATATCGTTCTGAATCTGACCCTGTGCCTGGCCGGAGCCTGGCTGGGTCTGAGCCTGGGACGCCACTGCTCCTGAGCTGTTATTCCCGCTCACCTGCCCACCAGATCAAGCTTCTGCAGACCAATATAATCTTTCTCAAAAAAATTTAGCCTTGACATTCACCAGATATTGTGTTTTAAGTACGGCCTTAACGCAACATGTAGTACCTGTACCCAAAACTTAAAGTTCCAGTAAAGCTCTTAAAATTATTACTTTTTCGTTCCTCCAGGAACCCATGAAGGGAGTAGCATGAAAAACCAGGTCTCGGCCCAAGAAAAGATTCCCAGTCTGCCCAAGAACGCCACCCTACCGCAGTTCAGCAAAAATGCCATCACCGTCCTTGAACGCCGCTACCTGAAAAAAACCGAGACCGGAGAACCCGCGGAAGAGCCCAAGGACATGCTCTGGCGAGTCGCCTGGACCATCGCCTCGGGGGAAAAAGACCATAACCCACAAGCCGATATCAAAAAACTGGCCGGTGAATTTTATGAAGCCATGGCCCGGCTGGAATTTCTTCCCAATTCCCCGACCCTGATGAACGCCGGTCGCGAACTAGGACAGCTCTCGGCCTGTTTCGTTTTACCGGTCGATGACTCGATGGAAAGTATCTTTGAAGCCGTCAAACAAACCGCCCTGATTCACAAAAGTGGAGGAGGCACCGGTTTTTCCTTTTCCAGAATCCGCCCGAGCAACGATCTCGTCCATTCCACCAGTGGCATTTCCAGCGGTCCTCTCTCCTTCATGCGGGTCTTTGACTGCGCCACCGAAACCATCAAGCAAGGCGGCACCAGACGCGGCGCCAACATGGCGATTTTAAGAGTCGACCATCCCGACATCATGGATTTCATCAAAATCAAATCCGACTTGAGCAAACTGCAGAATTTCAATCTCTCGGTAGCCCTGACCGATGATTTCATGGCCGCCCTCAAGAGCGACGGAGATTACGACATCATCAACCCGCGCAATCAGGAGGTCGTAAAACGACAAAACGCCCGTAAGGTTTTCAAGCAGATTGTTAAACAAGCCTGGCTTTCCGGTGAACCCGGCATCATTTTCATAGACCGTATCAACGCCGACAACCCGACCCCACAAGTCGGAGCCATCGAAAGCACCAACCCCTGCGGTGAACAACCGCTGCTCCCGCATGAGTCCTGCAACCTGGGCTCCATCAATCTGGCCCGCATGGTCACCGACGGTCGGGTTGATTTCGAAAAGCTTGAACAAACGGTCAAGACCGCCGTCCACTTTCTCGATAACGTTGTCGATATCAACAATTACCCGCTGACGGTGATTGAGAAACAGACCAAGGCCAACCGGAAAATCGGCCTCGGGGTGATGGGCTTTGCCGACCTTCTGCTCATGCTTGAGACTCCCTACTCATCAACCGAGGCCCGCGAACTGGCCGAAGAGATCATGTCCTTTATCGACCGCACGGCTTACAACACTTCAATAGAACTGGCTGAAAAACGCGGTCCCTTTCCCAATTTTCCGGAAAGTATTTACGGCACCAGGAATCCAACCGTCCCACTGCGCAATGCGACCCGAACTACCATCGCCCCCACCGGCACAATCAGCATTCTGGCCGGTTGTTCCAGTGGCGTGGAACCGATTTTCGCCCTGGCCTTTTTACGTCGGGTCATGGATGACGACGAGCTTTTCGAGGTCAATCCGATTTTTGAAAAGGTCGCGCGGCAAAACAACTTTTTCAGCCAGGCCCTGGTCAAGAAAATTGCCCATAATGGCAGCTGCCACAATGCCGATGAAATTCCCGAGCGTTTTCGCCGTTATTTTGAAAGCGCCCACGATATCAACCCTCTGGATCACATCGAAATTCAGGCGGCCTTTCAGAAATACACCAATAACGCGGTCAGCAAGACCATCAACTTCGCCCATGACGCAACCATCGAACATGTCGAGAAGGCCTATCTCCTGGCTTATGAAAAAGGCTGTAAAGGGGTCACCATCTACCGCGACGGTTGCCGTGAAAATCAGGTTCTCAATATCGGCAAAACCGACAGCCGGCAACTAAATTCCACTCTCGGGGAAAAACCAACCAAAAGGGATCGCCCCCAAACCCTGGTGGGACGTACGTACCAGATGACCACTGGATGCGGTCCCCTTTACGTCACCATCAATGATGATGAAAAAGGGCTGGCTTTTGAGCTTTTTAATACGATTGGCAAGGCCGGAGGCTGCGCCGCCAGCCAGAGCGAAGCCATCGGCCGCCTGGTCTCATTGGCGTGGCGCAGCGGCCAGCAGCCGGAACCGATCATCAAACAGCTGATCGGCATCAGCTGTCATAAACCGGCCGGCTTCGGCGAAAATCGGGTTACCTCTTGCGCCGATGCCATCGCTCAGGCGATTCGTCACCACCTTGAGAAAAATAACGGCAAACGCGACCAAGCCCTGCACGATGACAGCAATCTGGCTTTCGGGGCCTGCCCGGAGTGCGGTGGGGTGGTCGAACACGAAGGCGGCTGCATGGTCTGCCATACCTGTGGTTATTCAGAATGCGCGTAACAATTGACCAACTCATAGATACGACGGCGTTTCAGCAGGGGAAATTCGCTTTCCAGAACCCCAACCAGATCCCGCCCGCTGCACCCGTTCGTAAAAACCTGGTCCGCCAGACGATTTTTCAGACGAAGTTCCTCCTCTAAAAGCCTTTGTGGGTCCCGGCTGTACTCCTTGAGATCGCAGCCGGCGACTAACAAAGTAATTTCTCCCCGCCATTCCTGCTTTTCTCCCCAAGCCAACAACTCCGTTAAGGATAAACGCAGAAATTCCTCGTAGAGTTTGGTCAATTCCCGGGCGACGCAGGCCGATCGGTTACCCAGAACCGCCGCCATAAGCTGCAGGGTCGCATTAAGACGGCGAGGAGATTCATAAAAGATCAGGGTTGCTTCAATATTTTTCAGGGCTTCGAGACGACGACGCACAAGCCCCGGCTTGACCGGGAGAAAACCGGCAAAGTAAAAGGCATCTGAAGGCAGCCCACTGGCACAAAGAGCGCTAATCGCGGCGCAGGCTCCGGGCAGAGGGGTGACGCGAATCCCGGCATCCAGAACCAGCTGCAGCAACCGGTAACCAGGGTCGGAAATTCCCGGAGTACCGGCCTCGGAGATAAGTCCGATGCGGGCGCCGTTTTGCAGCTGCAGCAGAATCTCGGCCAACCGTTGCGGAGTGGAGTTATCATGCAGGGAAAGCAGACGAGCCTGAATCTGGTAACGTTGAAAAAGTTTTTTCGCCGTCCGTGTATCCTCGGCCGCGATCAGATCGCAGGCACGCAGGGTTTCCAGAGCCCGCAAAGTAATATCAGCCAGATTACCAATCGGGGTGGCAATCAGGAAAAGTTCACCGGCCCCGGTCATGGCGCCCAACCCGCCAAGCGCTGCCGAAACACGGCATGTCGCCGCATCCGGCAAAGGACCTCAACCAGCTCAGGGTCCTTGACCCGGGTTTCGGTCTCCCGCCGCCAAGCGTCTGCCTCAGCTTCCGAAACCAGAGCGGCAAGAGGAGGTTTCTCCCGAGGGGCGGGCCTCGCCCCGATCGAAAACTGATCTTGCGTCCTGACCGCCCGGCAGTGAATGGTGGCAATCAGAAACTTGCCGACCAGTTCATTGACCCGCTTGATAATTTCCTCCTGCATATAAATCAGCTGATGCGCCCAGGCGCTGCTTTTCACCTCGATATAAAGGGTATGATGCTTGATTCTCACGGGTTGACATTTATCGACCAGACCGCCGCCGACAACCTTGCGCCATTGGCGAAAAACATCTTCATGCAACAATCTTTCCTTGAGTTTGGGAGAGCTCAGAACCCCGTCCACCAGGGTGCCGACCGGCAACGGCTGCGATCTTCGGTGCCGGCCAGGCTCCCGGCGGTTCCGGTAAAATAATTGCATGATTCAATTCAAATTCGAGGTTTTGGTATCTTCAGACTCAGGTCTTTATCGTTGGTCCGAGCCTCCTTTTTCGACCGTCTCCTTCCGATCAGATCAGGACGGCTAGCCCAGACGGGGAAATAAGGCTTCACCTTTGGCGACCAGACCCGAGGCCAGCCCGCCCCAGACAAAAACCTCGGGACCGGCAACCGCATCAGGCCGGGCCTGACCCAGCTGTTCCGCCATCAACAGGGCTTTTCCGGGCATCACCGGAAACAGATAAACACTCAACAGACGCAGACTTTCAAGCACGCAATAAAGCACCTGATCCAGTTCAGCCGCCCGGCCGGGGTCCTTGGCCAGGCTCCAGGGCGCCTGTTCATCGATAAAACGGTTACAGTTTTCCACTAAACGCCAAACCGCCGCCAGCATCTTGTGAAAAGCCAACTCAGCCATGGCCTTTTCGACCGCGCCGCGAACCTCTTCGGCCAGCCGGTCAAAGGCCTGATAATGCGGTGACTCAACATCGCCGGCCGGAATCAGCGCTTGGCGATATTTACCGACCATCGCTACCGTCCGACTCAGAAGGTTGCCGAGATCATTGGCAAGTTCGCTGTTGATCCGACCTTTCAGGGCCGTCTGGGAAAAATCTCCATCCAGGCCAAAAGGCACTTCCCGCAGGAGAAAATAACGAAAGGCATCAACCCCGAATTCCTCAACCACGGCCAACGGATCGACCACGTTTCCCACCGATTTGGACATCTTTTCACCCTCAACCGTCCACCAGCCGTGGGCGAAAATCTGACGCGGCAGGGGAAGGTCGGCAGCCATGAGAAAGGTCGGCCAGTAAACTGTATGAAAGCGGAGAATATCCTTGCCGATCAGATGCACATCCGCCGGCCAGAGCCGAGCAAAACGGTCTTCGTCATCGGGGAAACCAGCGGCCGTCAGATAGTTGATCAAAGCATCGAACCAGACATAGAGAACATGGCGCTCATCATCGGGAACCGGAATGCCCCAGCTGAAGCTGCTGCGGCTGATGCTTAAATCGCGCAGTTCCTCCCGCAGAAATCCGGAAATTTCATTAAACTTCCCCTTCGGCCGAATGAAAGCTTCATGGGTTTCCAGATAAGCGAGCAAGGCCTGCTGAAATTTTGACATGGCAAAAAAATAGCTCTCCTCGCGAACCTTCTCGGCCGGCCGACCACATTCCGGACAGTTGCCGGCCACCAGCTGTTTTTCGGTCCAGAAAGTCTCGCAGGGCACACAATACCAGTCTTCGTAATGTCCGAGATAGATTTTGCCGTTAGCCTTAACCCGCTGATAAAAAGCATGAACCGCTCGATGATGACGAGCCTCGCTGGTGCGAATAAAATCATCATGGGATATATTGAGCAGCTTCCAGAGATGACGAAATCTTTCAACTACCTGATCAACCAGTTCCCTAGCGCTTAAACCGCGGAGCGCCGCCGTCTTTTCGATTTTTTGGCCGTGTTCATCGGTTCCGGTGAGGAAGAACACCTGTCGACCCAACAGCCGCTGATACCGGGCCATAACATCCGCCGCGATCGTGGTGTAGGCATGCCCGATATGAGGCACATCATTAACATAGTAGATGGGGGTGGTAATATAATAAATTTTATCTTGAGTCTCATTCATAATTTTCTCTGGTTGGGGTGACCTTCACGGATTCGAGTTGATTTTGGCTTTGTAAAAATAGTCCCGCTATAAAAACCGGCTTTTTACCAAGAAACTCTACCTAAGATTTCTGTTCCTGTGCTTTTTCGGCAGGCGGGGTTTCTTTTTTACGACGATTGCGGTTACGACCGCCTCCTTTAGAGCCTTTGCCCCGGCGTGAGCTTCGGGACCGAGGAGCCTCCTCCGCCTTAACCAAGGCTTCTCCTGCGGCCGGGCTACGATTATCAAGCGCTTTCTTTTCCGGTTCAGAGGCCTGAACCGGAACCCGTGTTTCTTCCTGAGAGACGCCGGTTTCAGGCCCGATTTCAGCCCTAAAGCCGTTTCCAACCTCATTTTCTGAAATATCCTTGCGGCGATTTTTACGTCTGCCTTCATTTTTACGGTAGTTATCGTACTCATAACCTAGACAACACATCAAACGACCGCAGATGCCGGAGATTTTCATCGGGTTAAGCGCCAGATTCTGTTCTTTGGCCATTTTCACGGTAACCGGAGCAAATTCAGAGAGAAAAGCGGAACAACAAAGTTCCCGTCCGCAGATACCCACCCCTCCCAGCATCCCGGCCGCGTCCCGAATCCCAATCTGCCGCATTTCGACCCGCAGATGAAGACCATGAGCCAGGTCCTTGACCAGGTCCCGAAAATCGACCCGGTTTTCCGCCGTAAAATAGAAAACCACCCGGTTACTGTCATGCATTAACTCAGCTTGAACAAGCTTCATCTGCAGACCCAGTTCGGAGATTTTCTCACGACAGGCTCGAGCCACTTCGAGTTCACGATCGCGGTTCTCCTGAAGCTTGACAAAGTCTTCCTCCCGAGCCTGTCGCAAAACCTTTTTAACCGTCTTGGGGTCAACGCCCTCCGGCAGACCGGCCCGTTCCGGAGAAACCACGACCTGCCCGATATTAATCCCGCGCTCGGTCTCGACAATAACCATATCATTGACCTTGAGATGCAACGCCCCGACTTCAAAACAATAAACTCTCCGCGAATTGCGAAACGCAACCCCGGCATAGCGATTAACCATTTATAACCTCAAATAAATCCGTCAGGCGCTAGACCAAACCGCCTAGACTGAAATGATTCCCGTAAAGAAAGCCTCTAAGGCCAACTTCAAATTAATATTGACTGCAAGATCATTCTCAATCAGGTCCAATTCCCGGCGCAAGCTTACAAGTTTAAGGCGCCCAAGACAAGCAAAACAAGCGATCTCATGTTGCCAGCCGACCTCAGCCTCAACCTCGACGCCCTCGGCCCAAAGGATGGCATCATGAAGAAAATTACGTATAATAAAGAAAAGTTCAGATGTAAACTCAAAAGCTGAGGCCGCTTCCGCAAGTTCAAGCGCCTGTCTGATACTGCCTTGCGGCAGAGAGGCGAATTTTTCGACAAAACCCCGACCCCATTGCCGATTCTCGGGAACCAGAAAGAACAGAGCCCGCACAACACTTCCAGCGGCCCAGGCGGCGGCTTCAGCTTGGTCAGCCGGAGAGAAATCACGCGCGCCTTCATGTTGGGACAAAATTTGGACCAGAGCCGTTCGGGCAAGGACGACAAAAGGAAAAAGCAGACATCGCGAAAGCATGGTTGCCGGCAGCAGCTCATGGCAATGACTGATCAAGACAAAAAAAACCGAGGTTTTCGGTTCTTCAAGGGTCTTTAACAAAGCGTTGACGGCGACCAAGTTCAGCAGGTGAGCATTTTGGATAATCACAATCCGCTGTTTCCCGGCCACCGGCGCCAAACTGATAAAATCCTGCAACTGACGAATCTGCTCAATCTTAATCTGAAGTTTCTCGGGCTCGATCAACAACAGATCGGGATAACGGCGTCTTTCAATCTGAATACAGGTAGGACATCTGCCACAGGAATCCCCTTCGCCCCGGTTTTTGGCCGAGCAACTTAAGGCTGCCGCCAGCAGAAGTGCCGCTCTGGTCTTACCCACGCCTTGCGGACCGGCCAGCAACAGAGCCTGCGGTACCCGACCGGAAGCCACCATCTGCCGCAGTCGCTCCCGAGCTGTTTCCTGTCCGAGCAGATCAGCGAAGGGCATATTTCTTCACAAACTCCCGCCAGATAACGGCATGCATGTCCTCGATCCCGCAAGTTGCGTCAACGACCTGAATGCGCTCCGGTTCGCGGGCCGCCAGGGTCAGAAAACCCCGGCGTACCGCTTCGTGGAAATCAAGCCGCCGCCGTTCAAAACGATCCGCAACCCCAACCGACCCATTTTCCTGATTACGACGCAGAGCCCGCTGTAAGCCGATTTCCGCCGGGCAGTCCAGCAGGAAGGTCAACTGCGGCCAGCAGTTACCGACAACCAAATGATTAAACTGATCAACCCGCGCGGTCTCCAGGCGACGATCGACAAAGCCCTGATACACCCAGGTCGAATCCACGTAACGATCCAGCAGAACCAGAGCCTTACGGCGCAAAGCCGGCGCAACCACGAGACGACAATGCTCGGCCCGGTCCGCAAGATAAAGAAGCATTTCCGTGAGCGCATCCGGATCATAGGCCGGATCAAGCAACAATTTTCTTAACTCCAGACCAAGCGCGGTGGCACCCGGTTCCCGGGAAACCACAACTTCCCGGCCCAACCCCCGCAACCGCCCTGCCAGCAAGGCTATCTGGGTCGACTTGCCGCAGCCCTCCATGCCTTCAAAAGTAAGCAGCAGGCCGCTATCTGCAAGTTTTACCATAATTTTTCATCAACCTGTCAGTTTCATAGCCCGCCTCTGCGGATCAGACGCACACACCAAAAGACACCTTAAACGGTCACCATGCTCCGGAGCCGACTTCGTCCTCTGGAGCTTTACCCCTCTGAAAAGCCGGCGACACCCCGCCCGCCGACAGGGACAGAACATCAACTCATGAACAAAGGCTTTGAGAAAATTCCGGTGGGATTCATTGCAGGCGATAAGCCAGCTCGACTACCGTTCGACAATATAATTTACTGTGGTTATAACTCCAAACCACATCCTCCCGGGCCTGACGGTCAAGCCCCGGACGCCAGCCATTCTTTTTCAGATAATGGGCAACGCTAGCGGCCGCATCCTTAAAATCATATAAATCAATCCGTCCGTCCCCATTGCCATCAACCGCATAATTGAGGCAGCTGGAAGGGATAAACTGACAGATGCCGAAAGCCCCGGCCCAGGACCCCTTAACCTGATCCACCTCAATCCGGTCACTCAACTTAAACAGCGCCACCAGCTGTTCATACCCCCAGAGTGCTTTTTTTTGAGCCCGTCTTTGAAGCCACTGGTATTCGAGCTCGGGATAACTCTTTTTAAGCTCGGCATACACAACCCGCAGATGCTGTTCCTCGGCGCAGGAGGCCAGAGAAAAAAACACCTCCAACAAAGAATAGCTCCCTTGATATCGACCCAGATCCGATTCAACCAGGAAAATAGCGGTTATCAATTCGCCTTCCACCTGGTAAAGCGCTTCGATTCCCGAAAGCCAGGCCCGGTTTTCTTTCAGAAAAAGCCGCCCTTTGCCCACGGTCGCCGGCTCCAGAAAACGATCATAGACCGCCTGATACTCAACCTGTTTAAGATTCTTACCGATAATTGCCGGGCTCACCGTCAATTCCCGGCAAAACCGATTCACCAGTTCCTCCCCTATCCCCTCCTGTTCAAGCAGGCGAAGACAAGGCGAAGCCCCGTCGGCAATTTGGCCACCGAGTAACCCCCAAGCCAGACAGATAAAAAGAATTGGCCTTAAAATCAGATCTTGAAGCCGCGACCAAATAAACATACTCACCTCCAGATCAGAGCTTGTCGGTTCTCGAAATCAGGCAGTTTAAATAATTGCCACCCCATCGTCCCTGGGGGAAAATGTCAAAACTTCAGCTGGTAGAATACGACGAGCAAATCCCGCTTTCAATGACTGATAAGATATTGATTTTTCAAACTGTCGGCACCAAATAACCAAGAACCTGCAAAGATAGTAACAATAAGTGAAAAAAAAATCTATAAAAATACTTGAACTTGACCTGACAATTTGATAGGTAGTCGATGTGATTGTGCTGGGCCGGGATACGGTGGTGAAATAGGTTTCCCCGAACACTCCCAATCGAAAAATTCACCTAAGGAGATCGTTCCGTGGACGTACGATATATCAACCCCTTTATTGAAGCCACCATGAATGTGCTTAAAACCATGGCCTTTATTTCATCAAAACCTGGGAAACCATTTATCAAGAAAAGCCAAGCGGCAACCGGTGACATCACCGGCATAATCGGTCTCTCCGGTGACAAGGAAGGTTCGCTTTCCATAACCTTTTCGTTTCCCTGCATCAAAGCGGTTCTCGAAAAGATGCTGGGTGAAGTTCATGACGATCTTAACGAAGATGTCTCCGATGCCGTCGGTGAAATCACCAATATGATATGCGGAAACGCACGCAACAAACTCGAGGCTCAGAATATCAACCTGTCAGCCGGCATACCAACCATCATCACGGGCAGGGACCATACCATTACCCACGTTACAAAATCGGCAATTGTCGTGCTGCCTTTTGAGACCGATTTCGGCAATTTTTCCCTTGAATTCGCCTTTATCTGATGCCAGCCTCGGCTTCAAGCTTCACGCTCTTCGTTCCCCAACGCTGAACGTCACGGAAACCAGCCTTCCTAAGACCCCGTTTCCTCGCTCCTTAAAGCAAATCATTAGCTGAAAGAGTTTCTCCACGAAGTTGGCCGCAGGCGGCACTGATATCGGCACCTTTGCTGCGCCGAGTCATAACCGTCAGATTGCGCTTTTGGAGACAGTTGAGAAACTCCTCTATCTTTTCAGGCCGGGGTTTTTTGAAAGGCAATTCGGGATGTTCATTAAAGGGAATAAGATTGATCTTGGCCGACAGCGGGGCGACCAGGTCGGCCAGACGACGGGCATCTGCCAGCGAATCATTAAGATCGGCAAACAGAATATACTCAAAGGTTATCCGTCGGCGGCGATTAAGCGGATAGTCACGACAGGCGGTAAGCAGGGTTTTAAGATCGTAACGCCGGTTAACCGGCATCAGCCGGGCGCGCAATTCATCCGTAGTGGCATTGAGGGACACGGCCAAGGAAACCTCAATGCGGCGCCCGAGCTCCTCGATTTGCGGAGCCAGCCCACAGGTTGAAAGAGTAATCCGGCGGCTGGAAAACTGCAGACCATCATCGTACATCATGATTTCCAGGGCCCGAATCACCCCTTCCAGGTTATCGAGTGGCTCCCCCATTCCCATTAGGACAAGATTGGTAATCACCCCTCGGGCCGGCGCTTCAGGATCAATCCGACCGATCACCTGAATCACCTGATCAACGATCTCGGCGCTACTCAACTGCCGGCAAAAACCAGACTGACCGGTCAGGCAGAAACGACAGCCCATGCGACAACCCACCTGGGTTGAAAGACAGATAGTCAGACGTTCCTTTTCCCCGATCAGGACCGTTTCAATGGTTTGGCCGTCCTCAAGCTGAAAAAGATATTTACGAGTCCCATCCTCAGCCACCTGTTCCCGCAGACAAGTCAGGGTACTGATATAGGATGAAGCTTCGAGATACTCACGGCACGCCCGGGAAAGGTTGGTCATCAAGGCAATTTCAGAAACCCGTTGACGATAGAGCCAGCGAATAATCTGGTCGGCGCGAAAACGCTCTTTACCAATAGCGGTCAGATAGTCGGCCAGCTCCTGCCGGGTCATGCCCTTAAGATTCTGCCTGGTTTTAGGGCTTTGTGAAATCAATGCAAATTCCCGTCGGCGGCGTCAAAAAACCAGAAGCTTTGGGTGGTCCGGCAAGTTTCGTCATTTGCCACCTTTTCATAAAATATTTGAGCAAACCATAGCTGCCGTAGTTCGGAGACGCTGGCTTCGACAACCACCGAGTTCAACGAATTCATTTATTTTTCAGCCACCGCGAATTGGCCAGCCTAAATTGCTTGACCTTGTAATTCATAACCCGCTTACTGATACCCAATCTTTCAGCGGCATCCTTCTGA comes from Pseudomonadota bacterium and encodes:
- the crcB gene encoding fluoride efflux transporter CrcB; translated protein: MTKIILIGCGGFFGAISRYLVSGLIYNLLGTGLPYGTLIVNLAGSFLLGGLARIAMSSQLLNDHVTALIGIGFLGAFTTFSTFSVQTMELLESGNLTKAMLNIVLNLTLCLAGAWLGLSLGRHCS
- a CDS encoding vitamin B12-dependent ribonucleotide reductase, coding for MKNQVSAQEKIPSLPKNATLPQFSKNAITVLERRYLKKTETGEPAEEPKDMLWRVAWTIASGEKDHNPQADIKKLAGEFYEAMARLEFLPNSPTLMNAGRELGQLSACFVLPVDDSMESIFEAVKQTALIHKSGGGTGFSFSRIRPSNDLVHSTSGISSGPLSFMRVFDCATETIKQGGTRRGANMAILRVDHPDIMDFIKIKSDLSKLQNFNLSVALTDDFMAALKSDGDYDIINPRNQEVVKRQNARKVFKQIVKQAWLSGEPGIIFIDRINADNPTPQVGAIESTNPCGEQPLLPHESCNLGSINLARMVTDGRVDFEKLEQTVKTAVHFLDNVVDINNYPLTVIEKQTKANRKIGLGVMGFADLLLMLETPYSSTEARELAEEIMSFIDRTAYNTSIELAEKRGPFPNFPESIYGTRNPTVPLRNATRTTIAPTGTISILAGCSSGVEPIFALAFLRRVMDDDELFEVNPIFEKVARQNNFFSQALVKKIAHNGSCHNADEIPERFRRYFESAHDINPLDHIEIQAAFQKYTNNAVSKTINFAHDATIEHVEKAYLLAYEKGCKGVTIYRDGCRENQVLNIGKTDSRQLNSTLGEKPTKRDRPQTLVGRTYQMTTGCGPLYVTINDDEKGLAFELFNTIGKAGGCAASQSEAIGRLVSLAWRSGQQPEPIIKQLIGISCHKPAGFGENRVTSCADAIAQAIRHHLEKNNGKRDQALHDDSNLAFGACPECGGVVEHEGGCMVCHTCGYSECA
- the rsmI gene encoding 16S rRNA (cytidine(1402)-2'-O)-methyltransferase, with amino-acid sequence MTGAGELFLIATPIGNLADITLRALETLRACDLIAAEDTRTAKKLFQRYQIQARLLSLHDNSTPQRLAEILLQLQNGARIGLISEAGTPGISDPGYRLLQLVLDAGIRVTPLPGACAAISALCASGLPSDAFYFAGFLPVKPGLVRRRLEALKNIEATLIFYESPRRLNATLQLMAAVLGNRSACVARELTKLYEEFLRLSLTELLAWGEKQEWRGEITLLVAGCDLKEYSRDPQRLLEEELRLKNRLADQVFTNGCSGRDLVGVLESEFPLLKRRRIYELVNCYAHSE
- a CDS encoding DUF721 domain-containing protein; amino-acid sequence: MQLFYRNRREPGRHRRSQPLPVGTLVDGVLSSPKLKERLLHEDVFRQWRKVVGGGLVDKCQPVRIKHHTLYIEVKSSAWAHQLIYMQEEIIKRVNELVGKFLIATIHCRAVRTQDQFSIGARPAPREKPPLAALVSEAEADAWRRETETRVKDPELVEVLCRMRRHAVFRQRLAGWAP
- the metG gene encoding methionine--tRNA ligase, yielding MNETQDKIYYITTPIYYVNDVPHIGHAYTTIAADVMARYQRLLGRQVFFLTGTDEHGQKIEKTAALRGLSARELVDQVVERFRHLWKLLNISHDDFIRTSEARHHRAVHAFYQRVKANGKIYLGHYEDWYCVPCETFWTEKQLVAGNCPECGRPAEKVREESYFFAMSKFQQALLAYLETHEAFIRPKGKFNEISGFLREELRDLSISRSSFSWGIPVPDDERHVLYVWFDALINYLTAAGFPDDEDRFARLWPADVHLIGKDILRFHTVYWPTFLMAADLPLPRQIFAHGWWTVEGEKMSKSVGNVVDPLAVVEEFGVDAFRYFLLREVPFGLDGDFSQTALKGRINSELANDLGNLLSRTVAMVGKYRQALIPAGDVESPHYQAFDRLAEEVRGAVEKAMAELAFHKMLAAVWRLVENCNRFIDEQAPWSLAKDPGRAAELDQVLYCVLESLRLLSVYLFPVMPGKALLMAEQLGQARPDAVAGPEVFVWGGLASGLVAKGEALFPRLG
- the holB gene encoding DNA polymerase III subunit delta' — protein: MPFADLLGQETARERLRQMVASGRVPQALLLAGPQGVGKTRAALLLAAALSCSAKNRGEGDSCGRCPTCIQIERRRYPDLLLIEPEKLQIKIEQIRQLQDFISLAPVAGKQRIVIIQNAHLLNLVAVNALLKTLEEPKTSVFFVLISHCHELLPATMLSRCLLFPFVVLARTALVQILSQHEGARDFSPADQAEAAAWAAGSVVRALFFLVPENRQWGRGFVEKFASLPQGSIRQALELAEAASAFEFTSELFFIIRNFLHDAILWAEGVEVEAEVGWQHEIACFACLGRLKLVSLRRELDLIENDLAVNINLKLALEAFFTGIISV
- the tmk gene encoding dTMP kinase; the encoded protein is MVKLADSGLLLTFEGMEGCGKSTQIALLAGRLRGLGREVVVSREPGATALGLELRKLLLDPAYDPDALTEMLLYLADRAEHCRLVVAPALRRKALVLLDRYVDSTWVYQGFVDRRLETARVDQFNHLVVGNCWPQLTFLLDCPAEIGLQRALRRNQENGSVGVADRFERRRLDFHEAVRRGFLTLAAREPERIQVVDATCGIEDMHAVIWREFVKKYALR